The genomic region GCGGCTGCTTACCGCCTCCGGCCCGGCCGCTTGAAAGCGCCCGGGGGCCCCGGAGCGTTGAGAGATGCTTTGTCCTTCGTAAACGAAGGCGGAAGAAAGCACCGATGAGGCTTCCACAAGCAAAAGCCGGATGAAGCTTTGAGAAGACATTGTGCCTGTAGCGAGGGCGGAATAAGGCAACAGCCCGGGTACCACGCTCCGCCATCTCTTAACCATCTCTTCCTTTATACCTGTTTTCCGGCAACGGCCGGAAAACAGGCGGCCTGCGTGAGCGGGTCCGGCAGGACACGCTCACACTGAGGAAGCAGCCCATGCGCGGCAAGTCGGGACTTTCCGCATCCGGCAGCAACACGGTACGGCAGAGCTTTCCGCGCCCTGCCCTTCCGACAAGGCCCCGGACGGGTTCTTTCCCATAAAAAGCAACGAAACGACAAAAATCCGGCGGAAAGGCTTCCCCTCCGGCAACGGGAACGACCGGCAGCGAGTCGAAGGAAAACCTGCGTGCCGGGAAAGCCTTCGCCCTGCCTGCCATGGGGGTTCGGGGGAGATTATCTCCCCCGAAAAACGCTTTCTTTTCCCGTCCTCCCCCGCTGTCCGGCTACGCGCAGGCGCAGGCGCATCCCCCAAAAAGCTCTTCCGAAGCCTTTTCCGGGGTTACGGGACAGCGCCGCCTTGTTCTTCCGGTCCTTCCTCCGGGATTCGTATCGGCGTGTTCCGCCTTGCGGGCATTTGCGGCGCGGCATCTTGCTCCGCGGGACAAAGGCCGTTATGTTGGCGGAGGCGCTCCGGCACAGAGAAGCGGGGCACGGGTTCACGTTCTTCCGGGGGCACGTCCTCCGCACAGGGGGATGGGCATGGATGATTCGAACCGCCGTCAGCAGACGGTGCTTATTTACCTTCTGGCTTTTGTCTGCGCCATCGGCAACCCTGTGGTACTGCCGAGTCTGCCCTTCATCATGCGGGATTTCGGGCTTTCTCCGCTGGAGATGGGGCTCATCATTTCGGTGTTCGCCCTGCCGGGCATAGCGGTGATTCCGCTGTACGGGGTATTGAGCGACCGCATCGGCCGCAGGCCCCTGCTTCTGGCCGGGCTTACGCTGTGCGGCGCGGGTTCGCTGCTGTGCTACACGGCTCCGGGCTTTTCCTGGCTGCTTGCGGGGCGCGCGCTTCAGGGGCTGTCGCTCACCCCGCTGGAAGCCATGTGCAACACGCTCATCAGCGACCTTTACGAAGGCGAGGAGCGGATGCGCTTCGTGACCAAGGCCACGGCCATGCAGTATTTCAGCATTGCGGTCACGCCGCTCATGGTTTCCTGGCTGCTCAGCATGGGAAGCTGGAGACTCAGCCTGCTGGCCGCGGCGGCGCTCTGCTTCGGCGCGCTCCTCTTCTGCCTGCCCATCCGTCTGCCGTACCGGCCTTCCCGTTCCGTAAGCTTCGGGCTGTACGCCTCGCACATCAAAACCATTCTCGCCTCGCCGCGCGTGCTTTCGCTCTTTTCCGTGCGCTTCGGCGCAGCGCTTATTCTGTTCGGCGCCATTTACCCGCATATTTCCCTGCTGGCGGAAGAAAAGCTGCTTCTGCCGCCGCAGCAGGGTTCCCTGCTCTTTGCCGTGTACGCGGCGGGCATGTTCCTGGGCGCGCTGTTCTCCCCCATGGCCATGCGCAGCCTGCCGCCGAGGCTCGTCGGCTTTCTCGGAGGGGCGCAGGTGGCAGTTTCCATGCTGCTGCTCCTGTTCTGCTCCACCGTATGGCAGGCCCTGCCCGGCCTGCTCTTCGTGGGGACGGGCGCAGGTATGCTCAACGCCTGCTGCGCGGGCCACGTTTCCCTTTCTTCCACGCCCGATACCCGCGGCTCCATCATGTCCGCCTATTCCACCATTTTCCGCATAGGCCAGTTCTGCGCGCCGCTGCTCTTCGGCCTGTTCTATCAGCAGTGGAGCTTCTCCGGCGTGTTCGGCGCAGGTTTCTTCTTCGCACTCGCCGTCACCCTCGCCGCCGCGCTTTCCTTCGCCTATGCCCATAGGCTGGAACATTCCCATACCGATATATGAGCGCAGCCGGGGATATTTTCCTTTACGCCTTTGCGCCTTTGCGCCTTCGCCCGCGTAACACAAAGGCCCGTCTGCGCTGGACACGCTGTACTGGCTGCGGGGCTTGCACGCTTCGGGCCTTGCTTACGGCGGAAGTGAATTCCGCCTGTGACATTGCCTTCGCCCGAGCTGCGCAAAAGCCCGTCTGTTCTGGACACACTGTACGGACTGCAGGGCTTGCACGGAGGCGGTTACGCTTAACGCCGCAAGTAAATTGCGGCTGCTTACCGCCCCCGGCCCGGCCGCCTGAATGCTGGCCGGGGGCCCCGGAGCGTTGAGACAAGGTCTGTCCTTCGTAAACAAAGGCGGAAGAAAACATCAGAGATACGGCGCTCTTTGCTATACTCCCCTTGCATGGCGTTACCAGAAAACCGGCCGGTAAACATGCTAAAACAGCGCGTGAAAAAGCGTCGTCTCTGAAAGCGAGGGCAGAATAAGGAACAGCCCGGGTACAACGCTCCGCCATCTCTTACCCGTCCCTTCCTTTATACCTGTTTTCCGGCAACGGCCGGAAAACAGGCGGCCTGCGTGAGCGGGTCCGGCAGGACACGCTCACACTGAGGAAGCAGCCCACGCGCGGCAAGTCGGGACTTTCCGCATCCGGCAGCAAGACGGTACGGCAGAGCTTTCCGCGCCCTGCCCTTCCGACAAGGGCCCCGGACGGGTTCTTTCCCATAAAAAGCAACGAAACGACAAAAATCCGGCGGAAAGGCTTCCCCTCCGGCAACGGGAAGCTCCGGCAGCGAGCCGAAGGAAAACCTGCGTGCCGGGAAAGCCTTCGTCCTGCCTGACATGGGGGTTCGGGGGAGATTATCTCCCCCGAAAAACGCTTTCTTCTCCCCTCCTCCCCCGCTGTCCGGCTACGCGCAGGAGCATCCCCCAAAGCTCTTCCGAAGGCGCTTCACGCTCTTGCAGCATGCCGAAGAAGCCGGGAGCTTACCGCCTCCGGCCTTTTTTGTTCCGCGCCTGACTTCGTGCCTTTGCCCTCCATCCCACGGCATGCACAGAAACTTCCGACACGGCGCGACGACGGCGGCGCGGCGCGGCTATTTTTTCTTTGCCTTGTCCGCGGGTTCCGGGGGGAAGAGAATGTTGTAGACGGCGCGGGTCACGGGGCCTGCCACGGCGCCGCCGCCACCGCCGTGTTCAATCATGGTAACGACAACGACGCGCTTTCCGTCCTTTTCGCCCCAGGAGCCTATCCAGGCATGGTCGCGCTGGCGGAATTCCATTTCCGCGCTTTTGAGGCGGCGGTTGCCGTCCATCTTGATTTTCACCACCTGCGCGGTGCCGGTTTTGCCGCCGATTTTCATATCGGAGCGCTTGAGCACCTTGGCGGTGGCGCCCTGGGCCTCCACGGTCTGCACCATGGCGTTTTTTATCCATGCGCGGTGAGCGTCGGAAATGGGGCTGCGGCCCGTCACCTCGCGCGGGGCGTCGGCAATGAGCTGGGGCTTGAGCAGGTAGCCGCCGTTGATGAGGGAAGAAAGGAACACGGCCGTCTGGAGCGGAGTAACGAGCACATGGCCCTGCCCGATGGAGGCGTTGACGGTATCGCCCTGCTGCCACGCCTCGCCGAAGCGGCGCTTCTTCCATGCGCGGGAAGGGACGAGGCCCGTGGTTTCATAGGGCAGGTCTATGCCGGTTTCGCGGCCGTAGCCGCAGGCGCGGGCAAAGGCCTCCATATTGTTGATGCCCAGCTTCACGGCCATGCTGTAGAAGTACACGTCGCAGGAATAGATGAGGGAATGCTCCATATCCACAGAGCCGTGGCCGCCTGCCCTCCAGCAGCGGAAGGTATGGTTGCCGAGCTTGAAATGCCCGGGGCAGAACACCTTTTCCTGCGGGGAAATGCCGTGTTCAAGGAGCATGCCCACCATCATGAGCTTCCACACCGAGCCTGCGGGGTAGGCGCTCTGTATGGCGCGGTTCTGCAGCGGGTAGCGCGGGTCGCTGCGCAGGGCGTTCCAGTCTCTGACGGAAAGGCCGCCGATGAAGATATTGTTGTCGTAGGCGGGCCGCGTGACCAGGGCAAGGAGCCTGCCGGAATCGGGGTCCATGACCACGACGCTGCCGGGGTAGTCGCCCATGGCCTCCATGACGGCGTGCTGCAGGCGCGAGTCGATGGACAAGGTCACGTTCTGGCCCATGTGCGGGGATTCGATGAGCGTGCGGCTCAGGGGACGGCCGAGCACGTCCACTTCCAGCCGGTACAGGCCCTTCTGCCCGCGCAGGCGGCGTTCGAGCACGCTTTCGAGGCCCTGACGGCCCACCATGTCGCCCAGGGAGAGGTCGGGGTCTTCGGCCAGTTCCTTTTCGCTGGCTTCGGCCACATAGCCGAGAATATGGGAAAAGGCCTCGCCTTCGGGGTAGTAGCGCCGCGAATGGGTCACCACGCGCAGGCCCGGCCATTTGTAGAGTTCCGCCTCGATGGGGGCCACCTGCTCGAAGGGCATGTCGGTAAGCAGGAGAATGGGGTCGAAACTGCGGCCCTTGCTCCTGTCCTGCTCGTAGCGGGCCTGAAGGCGTTCCAGCGGAACGCCCGTCCACGCGCTCACCTGAGCGAGGGCGGCGGGGATGTCGGGGCAGTATTCGCGCACCAGAGAAAGCCCGTAGGCCGTGCGGTTCTCGGCCACGAGTTCGCCGGAGGCATCGTAGATTTCGCCGCGCGGGGCGAAGATGCGTTCGTCGCGCAGGCGGTTTTCCTGCGCCATGCGCACATAGTCGGCCCCGCGGTGTATCTGCAGGTACCAGAACCGCGCGCAAAAGAGCGCGAACAGCAGCACGATGCAGCACTGCAGAAGCAGAAGTCCGCTTCGCGGCGGCTGATATTCATCGTTGCTGGTTTCTATCTTCATGGAGCGCCCTCTTGCGCAGCGTTGCGGCCACAAGCCACACCCACGGGGTGAACAGTGCCTGGAAGAGGCATTCGTCGAACAGCAGGGAAGGTTCCCACGGAATGTCCTGCAGCGTGGTCAGCAGCGCGAAAATGACATAGTGCACACAGGAAAGCAGTATGCCGAAAAGGGTGACGAAAAGAAAGCCCGTGCCCTGCAGCAGCCCGCAGCCCACATGAAAGGCGATGGCCGCCAGCGCATACCACAAAAGCGTGCCGCCGAAGGCCATGCTGCCCATGCCCTCCTGAAGAAGCACGAAGCACGCGCCCACGGCAAGAATCTGCGCATAGCGCCGCTCCTGAAGGGCAAGAATGAAGCCGGGCAGAAGAAAATCCAGCCCGGGCATGAGCGCCTGAAGCGTGATGCCCGCAAAGGCATAGCAGAGCCACCAGCCGGCATTGATCCAGCTCATCGCCCGGCCTCCGCCTCCGGCGCGGGTTCTTCCGGCTTTTCCAGAAGAGGCGTGCGGCGGGTGTACACGGCGTCGCTTTCCGGGGTGATGAAATCGGCGGGACGCTGCAGAAGGAACACTTCCTCCAGACTGTGGAAGTCCACCAGAGGTTCGGCCTGAATTTCCAGCACCGACGCGCCGGAACGCGAGGCCCCGCCCGTGGATATGGCCGTTACGCGGGCCACGGGTATGCCCTTGGGGAAGCAGGAATCCACGCCCGAGGTGACGAGCAGCTCGCCCACGCGCACCGGGGCGTTCTGCCGCACGAAGCGCAACTCCAGCGGAAGGCCCGGCCCGCCCCCGGCAAGGATGCCCTGCACCCTGCCCTCGGAGGTGACGACGGCCACGCGCGAACCGGTATCGGTGAGCAGAAGCGCCACGGAAGTGCTCGGCCCAGCCTTGAGCACGCGGCCCACCACGCCTTCCCATGAGGTGACGGGCGTGCCCGGGGATGCGCCGTTCATGTAGCCGCTGGAGAGCATGACCGTGGAAAGGGCCGCGTTGGGGCCCATGCGCCAGGCGAGCACGCGGCTTGCGCGGGCCTGCCAGGAAGCGGGGTATTCCAGGTGCATGAGGCGGCGCAGCCTCTCAAGCTCCGCCATGCCCTCGCGCGTGTCGGCAAGGCGCTGTTCCAGAATACGCATGCGTTCCTTCAGCGCCTTGTTCTCTTCGCGCACGTCGCGCAGATCCACATAGTCGCGCCATGCGCCGAGCACCATGTCTTCCACGCTGGCGAAACCGCGCATGATGCCGCCCGTGAATTCCAGCCCCACGGCGGCGCACAGCCTGTCCCACTGGCCGGTGCGCTGATTCCAGGTATAAATGCCCAGAAACAGCAGCAGCGTGCAGATGATGAGTAGGATGATGCGGCGGGGCAGCAAGGCGGAACCTCCCCGGAGGAAAAAAAGGGCGTTGATCCGGCAACGTCATGCCGGGCAGAAGCGGCGGCGGGAACGAAAAAAGGAACGCGGGCGGATGCCCCCATGCCCCCGCCGGGCACGGCGGAAAAAGACTTCTCCGCCCGGAAGAAAAAAAACGGGCCGGAAAACGGCGCGGAAAAGGCGCGCCCTGCCTGTGCAGCCGGGGCAGGCACGTTGCCCGTGCCTTTGCCTGCTCCTTCCGGGAAAAGACCGGAAAGGAGCGGACAAAACGCAAAGAGCCCCGGCGTACCGGGGCCGCAGCGCTAGTCGATGCACACCTCGCGCATGGTGCGCATGTTGTCGAGAGCAATGCCCGTACCCATGACCACGGTGGCGAGCGGATCGTCCACGCTGAAGATGGGCAGGGAGGTATCTTCCCTCAGAAGCTGGTCGAGGCCGCGCAGCAGCGCGCCGCCGCCGGTGAGCACGATGCCGCGCTCCACCACGTCGGCCGCCAGTTCCGGCGGGGTCTGTTCCAGGGCCTGACGCACGGCCTGAACAATGGCGTCCACCTGTTCGGCAATGGCCTTGCGCACTTCTTCGGAAGTGATGATGATGGTCTGCGGAATGCCGGTGACGAGGTCGCGGCCCTTGACCTCGATTTCCTTCTCTTCCTCCATGGGATAGGCGGAAGCGATCTGAATCTTGATTTCTTCGGCCGTGGATTCACCGATGAGCATGTTGTACTTGCGCTTGACGTGGCGCAGAATGGCTTCGTCCATCTTGTCGCCGCCCACGCGCACGGAACGGGAATACACAATGCCCGAAAGGGAGATGACGGCCACTTCCGTGGTGCCGCCGCCGATGTCCACCACCATGTTGGCGGTAGGTTCCTGAATGGGGAGGTTCGCGCCGATGGCCGCGGCCATGGGTTCCTCGATAAGGAAGACCTCGCGCGCGCCCGCGCTCAGAGCCGATTCCTTGACGGCGCGCTTTTCCACCTGCGTGATGCCCGTGGGCACGCAGATCATGATGCGCGGACGCACCAGACGGCGCTGATTGTGCACCTTGGAAATGAAGTAGCGCAGCATGGCTTCCGTCACTTCGAAGTCGGCAATGACGCCGTCCTTCATGGGACGGATGGCGCGGATGTTGCCCGGGGCGCGGCCGAGCATGCGCTTGGCTTCCGAGCCGACGGCGAGCACCTGATTGTTGCCGCGATTGTCCTTCTTCACCGCGACCACGGAGGGTTCGCGCAGAACAATGCCCTGCCCCTTGACATACACGCAGGTGTTCGCGGTACCAAGGTCGATGGCAAGGTCGTTGGAAAAAACGCCGAGTATGATATCAAAAATCTTGGCCATGGAATGTTCCGGTAGAGGGAGTGAATGGGTGGTTCTAGGCATAGAAAAGGCGGCCTGTCAATACGACGCGGCCCAGCCCCGTGGCCTGCACAGGAACCGGAAGGGAAAAAGTTTCCCCCGCGAGGGGCCTCTTGTCAATCCTTTTTTCCGCATTCCGACCAGCGTTTTTTTCCGCTCCTTCCGCAGGGAACGGCAGAGGCCCCTTCCCCCGGCTCCGCCGCTGCAACAGACCGCAACTCAAGGATGCCCCATGAACAGAAACAACGCCCCGCGCTACTTTTCCCTCGATGAACGGCTGCGCGCCGTGTTCGGCGAAAAGGTGCGGAAAATTCCCCTCGACGCGGGTTCCACCTGCCCCAACCGCGACGGCACGCTTTCCACCGGCGGCTGCGCCTTCTGCAACGCCGACGGCTCCGGCACGGGGCGCGCATCCCTCGGCCTGCGCGGCCAGTGGGACTACTGGCGCGAACGATTCTCCCATTCCCGCTCCGGCGCAGACTGCCGCGTCTTTCTCGGCTACCTGCAGTCGTTCACCAATACCTACGGCCCAGCCTCGCGCCTCGCCTCGCTGCTGAACGAACTTTCCGCCCTGCCCGGCATTGCCGGAGCGTGCGTGGGCACGCGCCCCGACTGCGTGGACGAGGAAAAGCTCGCCCTCATGGCCGCCCTGCCCTTCAGGGAATTCTGGCTGGAAATAGGCGCGCAGAGCTGCCGCGACGCCACGCTCGAACGCATCAACCGCGGCCATACCGTTGCCGATTCCGAACGCGCCGTGCGCCTTGCCGCCTCCTTCGGCGTGAACGTGTGCCTCCACCTCATGGCAGGTCTGCCCGGAGAAAGGGAGGAGGACTTCCTCGAAACCGTGCAGTGGGCCGCCTCCCTGCCGGTTCAGGGCGTCAAGCTCCACAACCTCTATATTCCCAGAGGAACCGCCGTGGAAAAAGAGTGGAAGGAAGGACGCCTCGTTCCTCTGGAACAGGAACAGTACGCCGCCCTCGCCGCCAGAGCCCTTACCTTCCTGCCTTCCGCCGTGGTCATGCACCGCATCTGCGCCGACCCCGCCCCCGGCGAACTCGCCGCACCCTCCTGGGCCGTGGACAAGGGCGGCACCCTCCACCTCATCCGCTCCATCCTCGAATACAACGACTGGTGGCAGGGCAAAGCCTGCGACGCCCCGGAAAAGAACCCCTTTGCCTGAAAAAGAAAGGAAAGGCTGAAAAGGCAGGCGCGGCAAAGCCCCGCACCCCCGCAAAGGCACCGGGGCTCCGCCCCGGCCCCCGCCGGGGGAGATAATCTCCCCCGAACCCCCGTATCCGGCAGGGCGGAAGGCGGCGGGACTGCCGGAGCCCTCCTTCGACTCACGGCCGTGACGGATGCATGTCGGGCAGGAAGGCGCAGGCCGGAGAGGCATAAACGAAAAGGTCTGTCGTACCCGCAGGGCCGCAGGGCGCGGAAAGGCTTTTCCCGTCACGTTCCTGCCCCGTACTCCGTGCAGGTGTGCGCTGCCGCGCCCACCTGCGGCGGCCGACTGTTTTCCGGCCTGCGCCGGAAAACAGTGCCAGAGGAAGAGATTCCACGATGGGAGCGTTGTGCTTGAAGCGGGAGCGGAATAAAGCCATGCCCCCGGCACAACGTTCCCCTGCTCCTGCAATCCCTTCCTTTGACACGACGGCCCGGCAACGCCGGGACGGAGTCGGCCTGCGTGAGCGGGTCCGAAGGACACGCTCACACGGAGCTTGCAGCCGAAACGCCGTACGCCGGAACTTTCCGCGACCGGGGTCATGCGGTGCGGCAACGCTTTCCCCTCCCTGCCCCGCTTTCCGGCGGAAAGACGGACTCCGGGGGTAAGGTACCCAATCATGCAACGAGCCGCGAAACGGCGGAAAACCGGAAGGAACGCTGCTCCCGCCTTCAGAGCGCGACGAAAAAACGGCCGGGAGTCGAAGGAAAAAATTCGCGCCGGGAAGGCCTTCGCCCTGCCCATTGAGGGGGCCCGGGGGGAATCATTCCCCCCGGAACATGCCTTCCACGGGGCCGGGGCGCAGCCCCGCCCGCCTTTTCTGCCTTTCCTGCCTTCTTTCTCTCTCCCTCTTTTTCCCGCTTCCGTTTCGGCCGCGACTTACGCCTGTTCCTGTGTTTTTCCGGCCCCGGGTTCAACCTGAGGGAGAGGGGGAGCGTTTTTTGCGCGTTCGGGGGTAAACTGCGGCAGGCGGGAGAGGGCCTCGCACTGGAGCTGACGGAGCCTTTTGCCGGAGGCTTCGCCCTTGTTGCGCCAGGCTTCGGGCAGGCGGACGGCGCGGATGGCGTCGAGGTCGCGGGAGGCCATGGGTTCCCAGTTCCAGCCGCCGTCGGCTCCGGCGAGCACCCAGAAATCGTGGAAGATGCGGGTCTCCTGCAGTTTGCAGAGCATGTCGCGGCGGGTACCGGCGCGAAGGGTTCCGTACATGCCGCCCTTCATGTGCAAAATGGTACCGGCCACACCGGCGCGGGCGTAGCGGGAGGAGAGGCGCAGGCGGGAAGCGAGGCTGCGGGCGAGTTCCGCGCCTTTCAGCTCGTGGCCGTAGTGATGGGGCAGGATGGAGGCGTCGGTTCGGATTTTGCCGAGGTCGTGGCACAGGGCCATCCATGCGGCAAGGGGGTGGCCGGCGCAGCGGTCCACGACTTCGAGGGTATGGTCGAGCACGGAATTGTCGTGCCAGGGGCGGGGGCCTGCGGGGATATCGGCGGCGGGGGCAAGTTCGCGGAACCAGGGGGAGAGGCACTCCGCCTCGCGCAGCACGAGGAAGAAGCGCGAGGGCGCAGGGGAGGAAAGCGCGCGCAGCACTTCGCGCCCCACCCTTTCGGCAGGCAGGGCGGCCAGATCTTCGGGGTTTTCGCGGGCAAAGGCGCGCATGGCCTCAAGGGTGGAAGGTTCTACGGAGAAACCGGGAAGCGTTGCGGCAAAGCGCGCCACGCGGAACACGCGGAGCGGGTCGCGGGCAAGGGCGTCCGTCGAGGCGAGGCGGAGGGTTTTGCGCTCAAGGTCTTCGAGAAAAAGGGGATGGGCGACAAGGCGGCCTTCGGCATCGAAGGCGGCGGCGTTCACGGTAAGGTCGCGGGTGAACATGTCCTGTTCCGGCCCGCCTTCCAGCGCGGTGAATTCGTCCGGCCCCACCAGCCAGATGGAAAGGTTTCCTCCGGCCTTGCGCGCCCCGGGGAAGCGCTGTAGAAAAGATTCCGCACTCCCGGAAAAGGAAATGTCCACATCGTGCACCTTTCTGCCGAGAAGAAGGTCGCGCACCGCGCCGCCCACCACATACCACTGCGTCATTCGCGTCATCCATGGCCGCCGCAGCCTGCGCGGCAGGCGGGGCTTCCCCAAGGGAGAAAAGTGAAGGGAGCCGCGCACTCCCCGCCCCGAAGGGGGCCGAATCCATCCTGCGGGCACCGCCCGCCGTGCGGCCGGTCCGCCGCAATCCCGGCAGGGAAAGCGCCGTGCCGGAATCTTCCCTGAAGGAAGAAAAAACTGCTTCTGAGGACAGCCCATGAACGAACCTTCCGTCGTCCGCCTGCTTTACAGGGGCCTGCCTCCCGCCGGAAACGGCGGCGAGCCTTCCGCCCTGCCCTTTTCCCCGGAAGAGGCAGCCGCCTCCCCCCTTGCCCTGCCGGAAAGCTCCGCTCCCTGGAAGGAGGGCGGATGCGGCGCGATTTCGTGGCTGGAAAAAGCCGAACCCGGACTGCCCGGGCCACTATACATCACGGGGGCGGCCACCTCAACCCTTGATGCGGCGCGCGTGCTGCTCGAGGCCGGGGCGTTCCCGGAATGGGCCTCGCTGCTTTCCCTCTGCCAGAGCGCGGGCCGGGGCCAGATGCGCCGCAACTGGAGCTCGCCTTCCGGCAATCTCTACTCCGCCCTGCGCCTGCCTTCGGACGGGCCCTTTGCCGGCTTTGCCGCCGCGCCCGCCTGCGGCGCGCTGGTGGCCGAGGCCCTGTGCGGGGAAGGCTGCCCCGTCATGCTCAAGTGGCCCAACGACATTCTTCAGGCCGCGCCCTCGTTCCGGCCCGGCGTCATGCCCGGAAGGGAAGACTGCCGCAAGGTGGGCGGCATGCTCATCGAAGAACGTCACGGGGCGCTCATTGCGGGCATAGGGCTGAATGCCGTATCCTGTCCGNAAAAGTTGAAAAGCGGCGGGGAATGACTATAGTTAAAAGGCACAAGATTATCTGAGGCCGCAGCCCTGCATGGGAAGCGCGGCCCCGCCCTCAACCCCTTTTCAGGAGACACGCATGATACACCCCGGCTGGGGCTTCGCCTCGGAAGACGACAGCTTCCCCCGCAAATGCGCCGAATCGGGCATCACCTTCATCGGTTCCACCTGCGAATCCATGAACCTTCTGGGCAACAAGGTGCAGGCGAGAAACCTCGCCATGAAGATCGGCGTGCCCGTGGTTCCCGGCTCCGACGGCGCGGTGGATATCGAGGGAGCGCGCAAGATCATCAAGAAAATCGGCCTGCCCGTCATGCTCAAGGCCGAAGGCGGGGGCGGCGGCCGCGGCATTTTCGTCATCCGCACCATGCAGGAGCTGGAAGACGCCTTCGTGAAGGCCTCCACCATGGCGGAAGCCTCCTTCGGCAATCCGCGCCTCTTCGTGGAACGCTACCTTGAACATGTGCGCCACATCGAAATTCAGGTCATCGCCGACCAGTACGGCAACGTGTTCGCCTTCGACGAACGCGACTGCACGGTGCAGCGCAACCATCAGAAGCTTGTGGAAATCACGCCTTCCCCCTGGCCGGGCATGACCGAACAGCTGCGCGAACAGCTCAAGGACTACGCCCGCCGTCTGGTCAAGGCCGTGAACTACTACTCCGTGGCCACGGTGGAATTCCTCGTCACGCAGGACGGCACGCCCTACATGATCGAAGTGAACACCCGCCTGCAGGTGGAACACGGCATCACCGAAAGCCGCTACGGCATCGACCTCGTGGGCGCGCAGATCGCCATCGCCTTCGGCGCGAAGCTCCCCTTCGACGAAGAGAACACCAGGCCGCAGAACTGGGCCATGCAGGTACGCATCAACTGCGAAGACCCGCAGAACAACTTCACGCCCAACTGCGGCCGCGTGGTGCGCTATGAATCGCCCGGCGGCCCCGGCATCCGCCTCGACTCCAACCTCTGCTCGGGCTACGACTTCCCCTCCAACTACGATTCCGCGGGCGCGCTGCTCATCGCCTTCGGCAGAAGCTGGGAACGCATCCTGAGCGTGATGGACAGAGCGCTGGAAGAATACACCATCTCCGGCATCAAGACCACCATTCCCTTCTACCGCCACATCCTGCAGAACGAACAGTTCCGTTCCGCCGTGTTCGACACGAACTTCGTGGCCAACACGCCCGAGCTGTTCGACTATCAGGACATCGCTCCCGAAGGGGAACGTCTGAGCCATCTGGTGGCCGAAATCTCCGCCCGGGGCTACAACCCCTTCGTGCAGCTCGGCCAGTACCGTTCCGTGGATACGCCGCGCCTGCCCGCCTTCGAGCCCGCGCTGCCGCATATCTCCGGCGCGGACCGCTACGCCCCGAGCCCCTACCCCCACGAACGCGATCAGCTGCTGGAATTTCTGCGTGATTCCAAGGCGGTGCACTTCACCGACACCACCACCCGCGACATGACGCAGTCCAACACCGGCAACCGCTTCCGCCTTGCCGAAGACGCGCTCATCGGGCCGTATCTCGATTCGTGCAACTTCTTCTCTCTGGAAAACGGCGGCGGCGCCCACTTCCATGTGGCCATGATGGCCAACATGACCTACCCCTTCACCGAGGCGCAGGCCTGGAATCAGTTCGCCCCCAAAACGCTCAAGCAGCTTCTCGTGCGTTCCACCAACGTGCTCGGCTACACCCCGCAGCCGCGCAACATCATGAACATCACGGGCGAAATGATCTGCGACAACTACCAGATCATCCGCTGCTTCGACTTCTTGAACGACATGCGCAACATGCGCCCCATCGCCGAAGTGGTGCTCTCCCGCAACGACGTGGTCTTCGAACCCGCCCTGTCCATTTCCGTGGCCAAGGGCTTCGACGTGGACCACTACCTTGACGTGACGGCCGCCAC from Mailhella massiliensis harbors:
- a CDS encoding MFS transporter, which encodes MDDSNRRQQTVLIYLLAFVCAIGNPVVLPSLPFIMRDFGLSPLEMGLIISVFALPGIAVIPLYGVLSDRIGRRPLLLAGLTLCGAGSLLCYTAPGFSWLLAGRALQGLSLTPLEAMCNTLISDLYEGEERMRFVTKATAMQYFSIAVTPLMVSWLLSMGSWRLSLLAAAALCFGALLFCLPIRLPYRPSRSVSFGLYASHIKTILASPRVLSLFSVRFGAALILFGAIYPHISLLAEEKLLLPPQQGSLLFAVYAAGMFLGALFSPMAMRSLPPRLVGFLGGAQVAVSMLLLLFCSTVWQALPGLLFVGTGAGMLNACCAGHVSLSSTPDTRGSIMSAYSTIFRIGQFCAPLLFGLFYQQWSFSGVFGAGFFFALAVTLAAALSFAYAHRLEHSHTDI
- the mrdA gene encoding penicillin-binding protein 2 encodes the protein MKIETSNDEYQPPRSGLLLLQCCIVLLFALFCARFWYLQIHRGADYVRMAQENRLRDERIFAPRGEIYDASGELVAENRTAYGLSLVREYCPDIPAALAQVSAWTGVPLERLQARYEQDRSKGRSFDPILLLTDMPFEQVAPIEAELYKWPGLRVVTHSRRYYPEGEAFSHILGYVAEASEKELAEDPDLSLGDMVGRQGLESVLERRLRGQKGLYRLEVDVLGRPLSRTLIESPHMGQNVTLSIDSRLQHAVMEAMGDYPGSVVVMDPDSGRLLALVTRPAYDNNIFIGGLSVRDWNALRSDPRYPLQNRAIQSAYPAGSVWKLMMVGMLLEHGISPQEKVFCPGHFKLGNHTFRCWRAGGHGSVDMEHSLIYSCDVYFYSMAVKLGINNMEAFARACGYGRETGIDLPYETTGLVPSRAWKKRRFGEAWQQGDTVNASIGQGHVLVTPLQTAVFLSSLINGGYLLKPQLIADAPREVTGRSPISDAHRAWIKNAMVQTVEAQGATAKVLKRSDMKIGGKTGTAQVVKIKMDGNRRLKSAEMEFRQRDHAWIGSWGEKDGKRVVVVTMIEHGGGGGAVAGPVTRAVYNILFPPEPADKAKKK
- the mreC gene encoding rod shape-determining protein MreC, whose translation is MLPRRIILLIICTLLLFLGIYTWNQRTGQWDRLCAAVGLEFTGGIMRGFASVEDMVLGAWRDYVDLRDVREENKALKERMRILEQRLADTREGMAELERLRRLMHLEYPASWQARASRVLAWRMGPNAALSTVMLSSGYMNGASPGTPVTSWEGVVGRVLKAGPSTSVALLLTDTGSRVAVVTSEGRVQGILAGGGPGLPLELRFVRQNAPVRVGELLVTSGVDSCFPKGIPVARVTAISTGGASRSGASVLEIQAEPLVDFHSLEEVFLLQRPADFITPESDAVYTRRTPLLEKPEEPAPEAEAGR
- a CDS encoding rod shape-determining protein; its protein translation is MAKIFDIILGVFSNDLAIDLGTANTCVYVKGQGIVLREPSVVAVKKDNRGNNQVLAVGSEAKRMLGRAPGNIRAIRPMKDGVIADFEVTEAMLRYFISKVHNQRRLVRPRIMICVPTGITQVEKRAVKESALSAGAREVFLIEEPMAAAIGANLPIQEPTANMVVDIGGGTTEVAVISLSGIVYSRSVRVGGDKMDEAILRHVKRKYNMLIGESTAEEIKIQIASAYPMEEEKEIEVKGRDLVTGIPQTIIITSEEVRKAIAEQVDAIVQAVRQALEQTPPELAADVVERGIVLTGGGALLRGLDQLLREDTSLPIFSVDDPLATVVMGTGIALDNMRTMREVCID
- a CDS encoding TIGR01212 family radical SAM protein (This family includes YhcC from E. coli K-12, an uncharacterized radical SAM protein.), whose amino-acid sequence is MNRNNAPRYFSLDERLRAVFGEKVRKIPLDAGSTCPNRDGTLSTGGCAFCNADGSGTGRASLGLRGQWDYWRERFSHSRSGADCRVFLGYLQSFTNTYGPASRLASLLNELSALPGIAGACVGTRPDCVDEEKLALMAALPFREFWLEIGAQSCRDATLERINRGHTVADSERAVRLAASFGVNVCLHLMAGLPGEREEDFLETVQWAASLPVQGVKLHNLYIPRGTAVEKEWKEGRLVPLEQEQYAALAARALTFLPSAVVMHRICADPAPGELAAPSWAVDKGGTLHLIRSILEYNDWWQGKACDAPEKNPFA